ccgtaggaaggactgcaaaaacatattttccatcgacaaatgccttgattgcgtctctctgttcctctttcaaaattaatgcgctgtcgatgtcttctaaaacagactcgatggcagaatcataacatcccagatctccagtggtagccatgtttgttcaaaacaaattcaacttaagcgctcttttgtgtcgtgggtgattacgttactgtttatcatctgtccatcatcgtataaaacccgccctggcaatttcattggttcgcccagattctggttttctgtagttggtccccaatatgagaccctccagacccaacttcccgaccaaatttttttttgggcggggagaagttgggctggcagccaggctacaggctatataccagagccatagaaaaatagAAACCCTCACTAGAAAAAAATGTCTATGGCTCTGCTATATACTATGTAGCAGTATATAGTAAtataaggccgatttatacttcttcGACTCCGTTACTGACAGAcggtcggacggattggttgaatttatactactccgacggctctgcatgctgaaacaattcaccgccagaacagtagatagcgctgcactgcgatgctatcTAGGTTATCGAAATTCGGAGCAAATtaacaaatgagccgtttcatcaataaaataagcacattttcagcaactacactgcccatttctcatcaaattgttattcagatgctgatttacatgtactgtttagctgaaataagagttgtaaaaactttacaagcaatggcagtcaaaggattctgttcgtcctgctatcacggcgcccccgcccctgacacaagcggttcttaatactgaccaatcacagccaagggggcctccgtagctctccgtagctacgacggatagttagaaaattcaggaggtgcacgtcaagctctccgaggctctccgagggctgacggagagctcttAGAGGGCGTTTCACGGAGGCGAGGGCTTTCctatgtgtccgtttttcgaaaaacgcagaagcatatatcgacCTTTACACtattttgacgttagcctcagtcagaattgctcactggcagtgtgcacaatgttgtatttcactccattctacaccagaaacgtcagggaggactgcctaatgtagatacaagCCTGATGAATATCAGGATCAGCATCTCgaatttctttaaccgagcctgtttcattcgtcatttgcctgagaaagcgacctccgttagccaggctagatttgcccgatcacttggtcagtcTATGGGGTATctggggtcaagtgacttttgtgcatagacaaacgtaaatgtattttcgAGTTAATTACCCgggtggtcagatggctgagcggtaagataatcgggctatcaatcagaaggttgccggttcgattccaggctgtgataacatttcaccctacttgcctcggggagaatgtcactgtacctactgtaagtcgctctggataagagtaacggctaaatgactacatgtaaatgtaatgtaggctATGTCAAATAACCTGCTTTCTTTTTTGTCgaactcggcacacaagtcagaattgaggtaggctgaGAGACATTACAAAACTGAAaatagtttctaaatgataggcctaccgaccGTCTTATTTTGacttaaacataaaaaaaaaattacttgAAGGTCATAAAAACAGTAATTGCACTCAAATGAATGCGGAAAAAatgtgcgcgctcgcattaactattgatctccctgccaaagctgatatcaaacttgtgtccatgaactgttgtatagtgggttaagcaaggggagtttctatagcctagtagtgcattctgggcagcaagcttgaaagagaaaaagggatACGAATTAGGGGCATGTGCCCCAGTAGTGTGTAATGTCTAACAACACCTCTGCTCCTTTACTACCACCTTATCCCCTTCCTCTGAAGAGGCATTTCCTCCCAAACTCGATCCCCTCTCCATGTATCTTTGACAACTCCTCTTGTTCTCCGGTTAACTTTGACATGATCTGCACCACCTCACACTGTTTCCAGTCAAGCTGAATTTCAAATAACTGCTATAAGACACTTTGGAACTGATGGAAACATACTGAGCTTGTGTAAAATGAACacatctgtctcacacacacgaaCTCTGCTATTCTAGGAGGCTGTCCtgaaacattattattatatagTATGTGTTGACTAGAAGACAGGCCTGCATTACCACAGTCAATTACAGAACATGTTGTTGTCTTATGAAAGTTTGAAAAACAGTATTATATAAGATATTTTTTACTGTACACAGCAAGTCAAGGAAGAAAATATATAAAGTAAAAACATGATGTTGAATTCAAAACAATTCAAAGATCTCCCCTGTAAGGTGTGTGTAAATTTCCAGGGATTATGCCCCATGTAACTGctagactccccccccccccaatccaaTATTCAGCCCTTTGCTCCCGGTTACCAAGAAATGAACACAGCTGTCAGTGTCTTAGTGAGAACCACCATGTCTGGGTATGACGTACTGTATGCAGAAAATGTGTCTGTCGCATTTACATTACAATGATGACCgttccctcttctccttccaaTCTCTCCCTATgttcttccccctcttcccgAATACATTCTGTATTACTATATTAAGTTCAACTGAGAAGGAAGAGCATTTGTGCAGTTCAAAGATCCATGTACCCTGGCTTGTCTCTACCGGGGGCTGAACAGCCACATCCATCAGATGAGCTGCTGAGCTCCAGGTCTGGTAAAGGTCACCGTTCTCCATCACACCTTCCACCCAGACGGGCCTGTCAAGCCTGAGCACGGATCAGCTCCTCGACCCCCAGAACCAGGCACTGGAGCCTGGGGGCAAACGCCAGTCTCGGGCACCCCCTGTGGAGGTGAGCCAGCCGACCCGCTCACTGGACATGACACAGCATCACCACCACTCAATATACCAGCGGGCACACACCATTGGGTTGGGTTTGGTGCCAGAGGAGTGGATGGTCGTGCCCCTGCATATCCTCTCATTCTGCCAGTCGTTTGTCACTGCTGATTTAGAAGATAGATAAAACCCTGCCCACTACAGAGGCTAGTTAAACAAGTATAATTAGTTACCTATAACAGAATCAGGCTAGAGAACTATTATTGAGATTAACAAATGCGGTTTAACGACTGTTTTCTCGTCAGATCCACTGAAAATAGGGTCCTTTATCATAAAATCTGCAACAGTCGTGCCTTTAAAGATTACATGAAACACGCAATTCAGCATTTAATACAATGTATTTTGTAACTAGCAGTTTCAGTCATTCATGGCATTGAACCTGGGTAATCATTGCCATTAAAAATCCATTAGGGAATCTGATGTTGTAGCCCCTTTGGAGGTTTTTGTAAACAATCATTTCAAACTATCACATTTTTAATAGATGACCATTTCCCAGAATCACTGATGGTCCCTCAGGTTCCTAATGGTTCTTCAGTCATATACATACAGGCATACGTACAGTACATAACTGAGTACATACATACAGCACATACAGCTGTATTCCTAATTGAAAATACCATTAAATCAACCACATACAACAAAAAGTGATATTATTGTAACAGAAAACAACCAGCAGGGGCTGCATCCTCGTGTAGCTCGCTAGCTGAAAAGTATGACACCAGTCCACCTGCACCCCATCCATtcgtctgtctgcctgactaACCCGATGACACTGACAGGTGGAAGACGGAGAAGCAACGTACAAAGTGTTTTTCCTATTATTACATCAGGAACCTgctcctccatcacccctctcctttctgtcAGCCGCGAATCATAACCTGATTATGAATGCAGGTGCCCTGTAAATGCTGTTCATATGTATTAAAAACCTATTCTCTACAGGTGGTTAATGAATACAACTTTTATAAAGCCAATGAGAGTATAATTTTCACATTAAAAGCCCCAGATCCATCTGTGATATCTGTTGCTGTTTTATTTATGGATACTGTAAATCCCCATAGTGTGTGAATCAATGTGAGTTCGATCTGCCTGAAGAACCCAGCCGGTCCACAGTGACTTCCAGTGAGATCATGTGATTTATCCAACAGTATAGCTTTCAAGTGCCCTCCTATGAATGGTTCGAGttagaggagaggtagagaggggtgatggaaggaggaaaggagaaggaagagtgTAACCGTGGGGTTGGGGGGTAATCTAATATGATAACAAGATCAGTACATGGTGAGTGACATTATCCTCTGCCAAGGATATAAAGATGGCTTCTCAATCTTCTGCCAGACAGGTGGCTCGTTATTGGAGGCAGAAAGAAATAACATGTGCTGCAGGTGTGTTTGTTAACAGCAGGCAAGCAATGTTCCGGTAGCTACACACCTACCTGCACAACTTATTTCCTTGCAAGGTTTGTTCCACCACACAGCTGTTCCACCAGTTACAGTGCTGTAGTTATGTTGGTCTTCTGTATTTCAAACTTAATGTACATCACAAGACACCTTGTTTGTGCCTCTGTGGAGTAGCAGTGATGTAGTAATACATTTTCTTCTAAGACTTTTCACAAACCTTAACTTGTATGCCAGCAGAAATGCTTAGCGTAATGCTTCTGGAGCACAACTTCATTATTCTCTGCTTTCTCACAAGGAAAACAGTTTGAATGAGAAAGTTCTACAGTGCTAATAGAAGTAACTTTTCCACTTCATAAAAAAAATGGTGATAACAAAATGATTTCATGGAGTACTTTGCTCATTTAATAGTAGATTATAGAAATCCAATCATTCATAAAAACTACCAAGCAATGTAATTGGTTGTCTTTCATTTTCTCTGTAATCCAACCGAATTAGGTTCCTCTTATATTGCTCATTGCTTAATTTCTGGACCCAAATTTGGCCCCCAAAAGTAAAATTTCCACTTCTTAAAAAATGTGGTGATTACAAATGATTTCATGGAGGACTTTGCTCATTTGATAGTACActataaagaaaaaaaatccaatcATTCATAAAAACTACCAATTAATGTAATTGTTTGTCTTTCATTTTCTCTGTTATCCAATTGTGTTCCTCTTATATTGCTTATTTTACTTCATTTCTGGATCCAGATTTGGCCAAAACAATTGACATGTAGCCTCTTTAACCAAAATAGATTACACATTTGCATCATATTTCTACAAATGCACTGCCTATCTAAGCTGTGAACCATAAATATAatctttattgctttaataaaaAAGTTCCCTGTAGTTCATCTGCTACAGTGATGACATCTTAATGAACTTCCTTTTTCACCACTGTTCGGGCTTAGTTTCCTGGAAAACCActtcaactgtctttaatgttCTCTCTCTGAACATACAATGTACCTGTAGCAGCTCACTGAATGGTCACTAATGCCTCGATTTTATAGACTGACAATATTGGTGTCTAGTTCACAAAGAATCCTGTCTTCTTCCATGAGCCATCCCCTCAAGGACTTTACCATGAACCCAGTCCTATCAACAGAAGTATTTATTACGTCTATATAAGGTGCGATATTGTTTTCCTGTGTCTGAAATGCATCCCCCTAGGATGTTCATATAGAGGGTTCAAGAAGACAAAATACTGTCAAGTAGTTTAAAAGGGGGAATTGATTTCCAGGAAATGGtactgcatgcatgtgtttgtatttgagTAGCCATTTGAAACAAAAAGACCAGCGTTCAAGTTAAAGTTTTCCCAGAATGTACTATTCCTGGGAAAGGGAAGCCTGTTTGGAAGATACAAAGGCAGAGATAAGCCCTGTCAGATTGGATACACAATCTGAGGTTTGTAAGGATTATGGCTTTGGTTTGATGACTTTCAAGAACCATGTCAAAGCTTTTCCAAGCATCACCACATAACTGCAATATGGACTGTATTGTAAATCACATAGACCAGATGGAACGTATGAAGTCGACCAAAACCTGTTGGAAATCTCTCAGTATGGAATGCTGATGTggctcttcccttctcctcctcctctctcttctctgtccacCCAAAGGATCTTTTCAGTCCCACTGCCGGACACTCAGAGAGAACCTGCATCAGGTGGATTAGCCCACCAAAATGCAATGGCAGCTTTTCCAGTATTACGTTTTTGAAAGGAATGAATGATTAAGCGGGAAAGCAATTCCAGGacaccagcccccctccctcccctacccCGTCGGACAATAGTATAGTAATTAGTGGAACTGGTAAACACGAGCTGTTCGGGACAATGTCAGGTTTCCGCTGCTTCGATTCTGTGAAACGTGTCCTCATCTTCAACACGCGGTCCTGTGAGGGTCAGTTTGTTGAGCATAGTGTTTACCCTGCCATAGATTTTATTGTCACTGAGCCCAACTGACAAACAAGAGGGCTTCCACTGCTGTGAATGGCATAATTTGATATTTTATAAGTGTTTAATTCAACTCAACCTCCTTCAATCTGACCTGCAGGAAATAAGGGTATCGTACAATTACGATTATTAATTCACATTGTAGAATTTCTGCTCCTTCCGAAAAATCTCCTTCTTCTTTCTGTTTACAATAATAGTGGACCTGCTTACTTGCTGTCCTTCATCCTGACATTGAGCTGTAGGAACAAAGGCAGCATGACCACAAACATGCCGGGCCAACTCAGGGCCGTCAGCACAGTGTGCTGGGTAAAGGGCAATCCGGgtttccacccacccacctgcaGTTGGCTGCCAGAGTAACAGGTTTTCAGTCAACATACTGAGGATAGGGGTAGTGGAGAGAGataaatgggagagagagagagagagagagagagagagagagagggagggagggagagagagagagagagagagagagagagagagagagagagagagagagagagagagagagagagagagagagagagagagagagagagagagagagagagagagagagagagagagagagagagagaaagaaagagagagagagaaagagagagagagagatgataagTGGCAtgatgagagaggatgagagatgtAACAAGTGAGACAGGAAAACTTTGTGAGTGAGTAAGAGATTTTGTctgtctgattgtgtgtgtgtgtgtgtgtgtgtgtgtgtgtgtgtgtgtgtgtttgtgtgaagtaCAGGGGAAGTACGGGGGAAAAAATCAATCATTATCAAAGAAGTATTCATGCATGACTCCACATTTGTTTAGCTATTTATTAAACAGTTTACCAGTGAATTGTGAATCAAACTTTTAGAACACGTTGACCCAATAGCCTTCAAGCAATAAAGTCATACTGTAGGTTCTTTCAAACCATACTGTAAATCatcaaaaacaaatatttccTATGTTTAATAGGGCATTCCCTTTGACTATTGTACTATGAAGTAGTAATAAAGTATTAGTGCAAGCACTTTAAAATAATAAGGTAATTTACACAAAAACAGATGCAAAGTTATTTAACCCATTTAATTCAAACTGATGAATCAAGTTTGAACATTAAGTTATACATCACTGATGACAGAGATTCCTAAATATGTCTCCAGACAAGCTCACCACACTAATGAAAATGAAAGTGAAACAGAAAGCATAATTGTTCAGAAATGACAGTAACCAGATTTGTTATGTCAGTGCTTGTTTGTAAAAGTTAATAGGATACCATTCCTGCTTCACCTTGGACTGCCTTTGCCTTGGGCATAAGTTTGTCCTGAGAGGGCTGGTATTCAACATCAACATCAATAGGAGGGAAAGCACCAGCTTGTTGCCAACAGGGGGTCTTACTGTTAGTGATTGGTTGGAGAgattcatttagtcatttagcagacactcttatccagagcgatccAGAGATTCCAACATTAAACCCACTGATCGATCCATGAAAACAGCCTGTGGTTGAGCGGTCATGGTTTTGGCCCGTCATTAAACGGATGGCAGTTTTTGGCCCTACGTCCCCTAATCCTCTGTAACTACGTTAACTGAATAACACCCATATTTTGACTTGGCTCCACCTATAAATGTTTAGCAATACACATGATGTTTCATACAACTTAAAGTCAACATACTATTTTAAAACACAGAGCATTCCTGATGCAAAGTATACATTTTATAAATGTTCATGCACAAAACTCTTTATAAGTCCATGATGTATTGGAAATGTCAATCACACAATTGAAGCACATTTGCTCCTCGCAAAACAGTCTTCTATTAATTCAGTGGCTCTTCAAAGTCACCAAGGCAGCTGGTAGTGCTAGCTAGTGTATCAATGCTTGGGGCTTAAACAGACTAGATAGGTATCTTGGGCCCACTTAACTCGTTCTCCGTTTAGTCCAACTGTGGAGGCTCCTGAATTGTCTCCAGGGGTGTCAGACGTCTGTTTGGTTAATggatacaacaacaaaaaagagttCCAGATGCTGGCTGTGTTAACGGTGAGGGGGCAGCAGAGACAGGGTTTCATAGAGAAGACTGGCCGATCACTGGGCTTTCCAAAGGCAACAGCTCGGTCTTCACAGTGTTGCAAGTGTTAGGTTGGACACACTGCGAAGACAGACATGGATACGTAGAGATTAAACATTGAACACAAAACCAACGATATTTGTTATGGCTTGACTGGGTAGGGCTACTGACATACAAACACCAAGTCACTGAAATCTTCAAACTTCTTACAGAtgagaaatgtatttttatttaggcTGGTAGTTAATGATACAAAACCTATTTCTCTCAACCTCATGGTGTTCTGTGTGGCCCAACTTGCTTTGAAAAGCGCTTTCATTGTCACGCTGCATAAATTTGTAATTTTTATAGACTCTAAAGCAAATTGACACTAAATAAACATTAGGCAAAGACAAGGCTCTGAAAGAGAGCCTGAATAAAGTTCctcacacacaaatgtgcataCAACACAACAGGTGAGTGAACCCGTTTTCTGTTACAGAGAGCCTGAAGCTTCATCACTGGATGTGACTTTCCTATTTACATTGTCAGAAGGATCAGTAAACACTCAAGAACACACAAGAAAACATTACCGTTGTACCTAGGACACTGATTATAATGAAGAAGAATTTTGGCTCACCACATTTTtcacagcaggtgtgtgtatatgagggaGAAGAATAAATATCTATCATTTGGATCGACCTGTTTCCCAGATACCTACAGTTAAGTGCTAAGTGTGGTGTGTTGGTATTCTTGGCCTTTGCTGGTGCCATGATTGACTGACATACCTGATTCATCTGCATGTGGCCATTAAACCCCTGGGTATGGTCCCTGGACATGAAGAGAGGCTCAGTGCGAGGCCGACCGGTTTCCAAAGAACCCACACCGTTAGCCTTGTGGATGCAGAGGACTTTTCGGAAGCTCTGCTTGAAGTTGTCGGACAGGAAGCCGTAGAGCAAGGGATTGGCGCAGGAGTTGACGTAGGTGAGGGTGACCTGGAAGAAGTAGACCCCCGCCATCAGGCTGGTCTCGGGGATGGGGGACACCTGGTTCACCATGTTGGTGATGAAGAATGGGAGCCAGcagaacacaaacaccacaacaaTGATCACCACCATGCGCGTGACCTTGCGTTCAGAGCGCCTGCGCCTCGTCAGGCCGGCCCGCGCCCCCGCTGACCGCACCTGTGGGAGGCACGAGACACCATTATGTGTGAACAGACACAGTTCGGTCAGATGAAAATCAAGTCAGATAGAGCTGTTCCGATGACCTGATCGAAACAGATCCGAAACAGAACTTTCTTGAAGTTTCAAGGTTCAAGATTAAGATCTGAGATTAAGGATTGACTACAGACGTTTGGAAAGGAGCAACAAACACATGGAACTGGCCTTTGAACACAACAGGAGCTGCCTCGTCAGTGCTCTGAACCTCACCTTAAGGAGGATGAGAAGGTAGCAAAGGCAGATGATGAGCAGCGGTGCGAAGAAGCCCAAGATGGCCGTGTAGAGGATGAAGGCTGTGGACCACACCTCCTGGGGATCGGGCCAGCTCATGTTGCAGGAGTTGAACTTGTCCTGCACGTCTGAGTAAATGATCACGGGCAGCACCACCAGAAAGGACACCACCCACACCATGCTGTTGATCACCTTAGCCACCCTTGGACGACGCCACTTGGCACTCCGGATGGGATGCACCACCGCCAGATAACGGTCGATGGACATCACCGTCAGACAGAAGGTGCTGGTGAACTGACTCATGGTGTCCGCTGTCATGACTACCCGGCATAGGAACTCTCCAAAAGGCCAATAGGAGAGCACGTTTTGAGTGGTGAGTATAGGGATGCCCAAGATGTAGATTTCGTCAGCCAGGGCCAGGTTGAGAATGTACATGTTGGTGACTGTCTTCATCTTGGCGTAACGCAGGACCACGTAGATGGCCAGCGTGTTGCCAAGGAGACCCACCACGAAGACGGTGAGCGAGACGACGGCTGTGACCACGGTGCTGCCGCCCCAGAAGGGCTCGCTGTCCACCTCGGAGGAGTTGAGGGACAGGTTGGTGACGGGGGAGCACATGGTTGAGGACAGGTTGAGATCCTCTGTTAGAGGATCGGAGAAACTCATCTGTGAGGTTTTTGGGAAGGTCCGGAACCTCCTTCTGATCGAGGTTTATCAGACTGAAAAAACAACATAGATCCTGGTAAATGTAATACAGTAGGAGGGTAACCATCACAACAgcttggttgtgttgtgtagaTTTTTCTGTCTAAGGAATGCTTCTGGGGGAAGAGATGGTCCATAATAAAGCAAGAAATCTCCCAACTGTTTAATAGCTTTGATATGTATCCATATGATAAGTGTTGGTCCTACAGAAAGTCTTTGGCATACTTCAAAGCACAATGCAAAGAATATGTGCTATGCCCTGTTACTGGTCTTGAATTCTGTTATATTTTGACTGAGTGGCAGTTCCACTTGTACGCTACCATTATGTTCCTTGCG
Above is a window of Hypomesus transpacificus isolate Combined female chromosome 17, fHypTra1, whole genome shotgun sequence DNA encoding:
- the LOC124480071 gene encoding somatostatin receptor type 5-like, translating into MSFSDPLTEDLNLSSTMCSPVTNLSLNSSEVDSEPFWGGSTVVTAVVSLTVFVVGLLGNTLAIYVVLRYAKMKTVTNMYILNLALADEIYILGIPILTTQNVLSYWPFGEFLCRVVMTADTMSQFTSTFCLTVMSIDRYLAVVHPIRSAKWRRPRVAKVINSMVWVVSFLVVLPVIIYSDVQDKFNSCNMSWPDPQEVWSTAFILYTAILGFFAPLLIICLCYLLILLKVRSAGARAGLTRRRRSERKVTRMVVIIVVVFVFCWLPFFITNMVNQVSPIPETSLMAGVYFFQVTLTYVNSCANPLLYGFLSDNFKQSFRKVLCIHKANGVGSLETGRPRTEPLFMSRDHTQGFNGHMQMNQCVQPNTCNTVKTELLPLESPVIGQSSL